The DNA region AGCGGTGATTGAAGCCTTGAAACGGCTTGAGGGTTCCTACGCCCTGGGCATAGCCTGCGAAGACGAGCCGGACCGGATCATCGCGGTCCGCAAAGAGTGCCCCCTGGTTGCCGGAGCGGGCAAGGGGGAAAACCTCATCGCCTCGGATGTGCCGGCCCTGCTGGAATACACCCGGGAAGTCTACTACCTGGAGGACCGGGAAATCGCCGTGCTCTACCGGGACCGGATCGAATTTTTCAATGCCGAAGGGGAGCGCCGGGAAAAGCAGAGCTCCCATGTGGAGTGGGACGCCGCCGCCGCTGAGAAGGGCGGCTACGAACACTTCATGCTCAAGGAGATCCACGAGCAGCCCAAGGCCCTGACCGACACTCTTCGGGCCCGAATCAAAACCTACGCAACCAAAACCATCAACCTGGAAGAAATAGGCTTTGACCAGTCCTGGGCAAACGCGAACCGGGTGGTCATTGCCGCCTGCGGCACCGCCTGGCACGCCGGGGTTATCGGCAAGTACGCCTTTGAACGCTTTGCCCGAATTCCTACAGAGGCGGACATCGCCTCGGAGTACCGCTACCGGAACCCCATTTTCAACCCCCGGGACATCTTCCTCATCATCAGCCAGTCCGGAGAAACTGCGGACACCCTGGCCGCCATGCGGATGGCCAAAAAAAACGGCAACCGGATCATCGCCATAACCAACGCCGTGGGATCCACCCTGGCCCGGGAAGCGGATCTGGTCATGTACACCTGGGCAGGCCCGGAAATCGCCGTGGCCTCCACCAAGGCCTTCACCACCCAGCTCATGTGCATCTACCTCATCGCCCTCCAGCTAGGGCGGCTCCGGGAAACCGTCAGCGATACCGAGCTAGCCTCCTGTATTGAAGCATTAGAAAAACTGCCCGAACAGGCGGAACAGATACTCGCAGGAAAGGAAAATATCCAGCGCTTTGCCTCCCAGCAGTTCAACAAAGCAAAAGTGTTCTACATGGGCCGGCTCTTTGACTATGCGGTAAGCCTGGAAAGCGCCTTGAAGCTCAAGGAGATCAGCTACACCCACTCGGAAGCCTTTGCCGCAGGGGAACTGAAGCACGGCCCCATTGCCCTGGTGGACGAAACAACCCTGGTAACGGCGCTTTGCACCCAGACCGCCCTCTTTGACAAAATGGATTCCAATATAAAGGAAGTAAAGGCCCGGCGCGCCGCCACTGCGGTGATCACCTACGAGGATGTGGATTACTTTGACAAAACCGCAGACCAGGTGTTCCGCATACCCCGGACCCTGGACAGCCTTTCACCAATACTGTCGATCATCCCCTGCCAGCTCTACGCGTATTACTGCTCGGTGCTCCGGGGACTTGACCCGGATAAGCCCCGGAACCTGGCGAAGTCGGTGACCGTGGAATAGCGGAGAAAAGTACTTGCGATCTTTGAATTGATGAGCATAGGAGGTTCGTATGTATTTCGATTCGACAGGCCCGGCCAATACCGGAGAAACGGTGGCCATTGCGGTGCGGGAAGCGAAGGAACGGAAGGTGTCCCACATCATTATTGCGTCCAACACGGGAAAAACGGCGGAGGCTTTGGCTGCGGAAGCCCGCAAAGCGGGATATGACGGCCGGATAATCTGCGTCAGCCATGTCAACGGCTTTAGAGAAAACGGGGTCAACGAGCTTTCCGACGAAAACCGGCAACGGCTTGTGGAACAGGGTGTGCAAGTGTACACCGGAAGCCATGTCTTAAGCGGGGCGGAGCGGGCCATAAGCCGCACCTTCCACGGCGCCTACCCGGTGGAGATCATCGCCCACAGCCTGCGTATGCTGGGCTCCGGGGTAAAGGTGGCGGTGGAGATTTCCGTGATGGCCCTGGACGGCGGGCTTATCCCCCACGGGAAACCGGTCATTGGCATTGGCGGAACCGGCGGCGGCGCCGACACCGCAGCGCTGCTGACCCCCGGCCATGCCAGCGCCATCTTTGAAACCAGGATACACGAAATTCTCTGCAAGCCCCGTTAGTAAAATAAAGTATGACCCACTTCGGACATAAAAGGTGACCGGCACCATGGACAATGCCTTATAACTTTTTGTATCATTTTAAAATTATTTTGTTCACTAGCGCCAAAGGCGCCGCCGAAACCGCATTGGCGGCGCTCCATGGCAGGGGTGTGGGGGCCGCTGTTCAATGCGGCTATTCTGTAAAAAAATAGTAGTAGTGTAACGCCCCCCGCCATACCATTGCCTTAACACGGATGTTTGGACGAGTTTTTTTATTTATTATATTCTTCTATTTTATGCCTGTTAAATAAATTAACACCATTAAATAAACTTTTATATTCTGATGGTAATATTATAAATAAGCTAATTAGTTCACTTACCAAGCCGCCTAGCGCAACTCCTATAACCATTGGATTGCCAATATCAAGTGGTTTTTCATCTCGAACAAACGGAATGATTGCTTCCCCAATATCGCCGAAGGGCCTTTTTTCCCCTTCCCGCTCTATTTCCCAGCGTCCGCAGAAAAACACTTTTCCCCCCGGTCGAGTTCCTCAAAGTCGATGTCCAGCGGCGATTTAGTATCAAAAGACGAATTGGTTAAAAGCGAAATGTCCGCAGGGAGTGCATCCAAAATGGCCCACTTAACTTCGATACCGTGAACACCCTGGGGCTTGCCATGATTGGGGTTTAATGCCGTATCCAAAGCGATCTCGTAGGGCATCAGAAGCGGCCCCAGCGAGACTTGCGGGCTTGGGATGTTCCATACAGCTGTAATAGCTCAGGGCAACGGCTATGCTATATGATATATGGGCGTAATAGAAGTTTTTTGCCCAGACCAGAAACGCCTCATCTTTGATAGGAATGTAATCTGCCATGTTTTACGCCTCCTTTTGCGGGTAAAATAGGGTATATGATTTGGAATTCAGACTGAATTCCAAAAAAGCCACGGCACGCTTCAAAAAATGCGGTTTGGCGATTGGGAATATGACTTGGATTACTTGTAATCCAGCTTGGATTGCAAGTAATCTGCGCGGCATTTTGTATACGGTAAGTCACCTTTCAGCGC from Treponema primitia ZAS-2 includes:
- the glmS gene encoding glutamine--fructose-6-phosphate transaminase (isomerizing), encoding MCGIVGYVGDEEAAPVLISGLKRLEYRGYDSAGIAVLGKSGLAIRKSKGALKFLEEKIAGELKEGALNGTLGIGHTRWATHGEPSDINAHPHTDVSGKIAVVHNGIIENHAKLKEWLISHGANFRSETDTEVIAHLLNFYYHGDLLKAVIEALKRLEGSYALGIACEDEPDRIIAVRKECPLVAGAGKGENLIASDVPALLEYTREVYYLEDREIAVLYRDRIEFFNAEGERREKQSSHVEWDAAAAEKGGYEHFMLKEIHEQPKALTDTLRARIKTYATKTINLEEIGFDQSWANANRVVIAACGTAWHAGVIGKYAFERFARIPTEADIASEYRYRNPIFNPRDIFLIISQSGETADTLAAMRMAKKNGNRIIAITNAVGSTLAREADLVMYTWAGPEIAVASTKAFTTQLMCIYLIALQLGRLRETVSDTELASCIEALEKLPEQAEQILAGKENIQRFASQQFNKAKVFYMGRLFDYAVSLESALKLKEISYTHSEAFAAGELKHGPIALVDETTLVTALCTQTALFDKMDSNIKEVKARRAATAVITYEDVDYFDKTADQVFRIPRTLDSLSPILSIIPCQLYAYYCSVLRGLDPDKPRNLAKSVTVE
- a CDS encoding pyruvate kinase alpha/beta domain-containing protein, whose amino-acid sequence is MYFDSTGPANTGETVAIAVREAKERKVSHIIIASNTGKTAEALAAEARKAGYDGRIICVSHVNGFRENGVNELSDENRQRLVEQGVQVYTGSHVLSGAERAISRTFHGAYPVEIIAHSLRMLGSGVKVAVEISVMALDGGLIPHGKPVIGIGGTGGGADTAALLTPGHASAIFETRIHEILCKPR